TCCGCTTTGCCGCCGAACTCCGCGAGTTCCTCTTCTGGCAGCGTCTCCAGAAACTCGAGCTGCTCGGCGAAGCCCAGCATGGCCCACGCCAGCCCGCGCGTCCAGGTGGAGAACGGCGAATAGCCCTGCTGCGAGTTCGGGCAGCGGTAGCGGCCGTCATTCGTGTTGAAGACCGACTCGTGCGCCACGCGCCCGCGCACGTCGTAGTGGTCGCGCCCCTCGCCGTAGTAGACCGAATAGCGCGCCGTGGCGCGGGCGTGGTCGATCAGGCGGCCGAGCAGCGAAATGCGCCCGTCGTTCTCGCCCATCAGCGCGTGGCCGAGACGGTGCGAAACGGCCAGCGCGCGCAGCGAGCGGATGGTGTCGACGAACAGCGAGTGCGGGCCGTTGAACGAGTAGATGTAGCCGCCCCCGCCGCAGATGCGCGACCAGCGCGCCGCCTGCACGGCGCCGCTGACTTTGAGCGCCAGTTCGTAGAAGCGCCGCTCCCAGGCGTTTTCTTCGATGCGGCCTTCGTTCATCAGCCGCAGCAGGTTGCCGTAGGTGGAGACGTTGTTGAAGCCGTGGTCGTGCACGCCGGTGTGCGTCAGGTGCGGGGCCATGCGCTCGACGGTGCGGCAGCGGCCGAGTTCCAGCATGGCCGCGTCGCCGGTGGCGTCGAAGACGAGCAGAGGCATGCCGAACTGAAAGCCCTGCGTCCACTCGGTCCAGC
This DNA window, taken from Bryobacteraceae bacterium, encodes the following:
- a CDS encoding glucuronyl hydrolase, producing MIIQSTLSPESPAFLNRLQRLFDLAAEKVRLLDRNWDPSQGSPVFTVDGRYTARGWTEWTQGFQFGMPLLVFDATGDAAMLELGRCRTVERMAPHLTHTGVHDHGFNNVSTYGNLLRLMNEGRIEENAWERRFYELALKVSGAVQAARWSRICGGGGYIYSFNGPHSLFVDTIRSLRALAVSHRLGHALMGENDGRISLLGRLIDHARATARYSVYYGEGRDHYDVRGRVAHESVFNTNDGRYRCPNSQQGYSPFSTWTRGLAWAMLGFAEQLEFLETLPEEELAEFGGKAEIRAEWLKAAQATCDFYIENTAADGIPYWDTGAPHLEKLGDWRSRPSDPFNPHEPVDSSAAAIAAQGLMRLGRHLGDDRYFRAGLTVLDTLLGEPYLSASADHEGLILHSVYHRPNGWDRMPDSSRVPRGESSMWGDYHALEAALYAHRLAKGSLYLAFSSAVRA